The Brevinematales bacterium genome includes a region encoding these proteins:
- a CDS encoding adenylate/guanylate cyclase domain-containing protein, producing MNNEMFRDLFGNPNVSREYFHVYLVGKYTIPVSIAGHLLLLITFFALGIYPLAIVNIFSVTVWVIAYFIGLRGRQFEAMFIGITEILIHAVLAIYFLGWRSGFYIYIAGVISYIFLFPSRKLTGKVLFSGGLCLLYIALNLYTGHFPPAITINPLILTIFENYNGVILIFLIGYMSYFYSKSATKVEKALDKELGRSDALLLNILPEQIAGRLRKSEGRVTIADRYSSVTVLFADIAGFTPFSAKNPPEKIVEILNEIFSMFDILCERHGLEKIKTIGDSYMLAGGLPVECGDHCERVAEMALDMIDSMERLREGNGIPLCIRIGMCEGPVVAGVIGMKKFTYDLWGDTVNTASRMESHGEIGKVHVSESVYLALKDKFKFTKRGEIEVKGKGRVKTYFLAGRK from the coding sequence ATGAATAACGAGATGTTCCGCGATCTGTTCGGGAATCCCAACGTTTCGCGGGAATACTTCCATGTCTATCTGGTCGGGAAATATACGATCCCGGTGTCGATAGCGGGGCATCTGCTCCTGCTGATTACATTTTTCGCGCTGGGGATTTACCCTCTGGCAATCGTCAATATATTCTCGGTAACCGTGTGGGTGATCGCGTATTTTATCGGCCTGCGCGGGCGGCAGTTCGAGGCGATGTTTATCGGGATAACCGAGATACTGATCCACGCCGTACTCGCCATCTATTTCCTTGGATGGCGGAGCGGGTTCTATATCTATATCGCGGGGGTGATCTCGTACATTTTCCTTTTCCCGTCCCGCAAACTGACCGGGAAAGTCCTGTTCTCCGGGGGGCTATGCCTTTTGTATATCGCCCTCAATCTCTATACCGGACATTTCCCGCCGGCCATAACCATAAACCCGCTTATCCTCACCATCTTCGAGAATTATAACGGCGTCATCCTCATTTTCCTGATCGGGTATATGTCCTACTTCTACTCGAAATCGGCGACGAAGGTGGAAAAGGCGCTCGATAAGGAACTCGGGCGTTCCGACGCGCTGCTGCTGAATATCCTGCCCGAGCAGATCGCGGGGAGACTCCGCAAGTCCGAGGGGCGCGTCACGATCGCGGACAGGTATAGTTCGGTGACCGTCCTCTTCGCGGATATCGCCGGGTTTACCCCGTTCTCCGCGAAAAATCCGCCGGAAAAAATTGTCGAAATCCTGAACGAGATATTCTCCATGTTCGACATCCTCTGCGAGCGGCACGGGCTGGAGAAGATCAAAACGATCGGCGACAGCTATATGCTCGCGGGCGGGCTTCCGGTCGAATGCGGCGACCATTGCGAACGGGTCGCGGAGATGGCGCTCGATATGATCGACTCGATGGAGCGTCTCCGCGAGGGTAACGGTATCCCGCTGTGCATCCGTATCGGGATGTGCGAGGGGCCTGTGGTCGCGGGGGTGATCGGCATGAAGAAGTTCACCTACGACCTCTGGGGGGACACGGTGAACACCGCGAGCCGGATGGAGTCGCACGGCGAGATCGGCAAGGTGCATGTCTCGGAAAGCGTCTATCTCGCGCTCAAGGATAAGTTTAAGTTTACCAAGCGGGGGGAGATCGAGGTCAAGGGCAAGGGTAGGGTAAAGACGTATTTCCTCGCGGGGAGGAAGTGA
- a CDS encoding dihydroorotate dehydrogenase-like protein, with amino-acid sequence MADLAVKYMGLQLKSPLIVGSSGLTNTPEEIKKCEDAGAGAVILKSIFEEQIHSEVNQEMKAANFDMHPEAAEYIQGMTRDRSVSKYLSLISDSKKAVNIPVIASVNCVSAGGWLDFARKLEEAGADGIELNVYIFDIDHRDDSKEIEERYLHILKAVKSQVKIPVALKISNQFTNLASIVRHLEFDGVDAVVMFNRFLHNDINLDKMKVTPGHGISSPDEFMVPLRWIGLLSHETRCDLCGSTGVHTGEQAVKLILAGAKAVQVTSALYLHKIDYIKELNSQISGWLDKNGHKSVNDIRGKLCGKDPSIAKMFSRFQYMKYLLER; translated from the coding sequence ATGGCCGATCTTGCGGTAAAATACATGGGATTGCAGTTGAAAAGCCCGCTGATAGTCGGGAGTTCCGGGCTGACGAATACGCCGGAGGAAATCAAAAAATGCGAGGATGCCGGTGCGGGCGCGGTAATCCTGAAATCCATATTCGAAGAGCAGATACATTCGGAAGTCAACCAGGAAATGAAGGCCGCGAATTTCGACATGCATCCCGAAGCGGCCGAGTATATCCAGGGGATGACGCGCGACCGCAGCGTATCGAAATATCTTTCCCTCATATCCGATTCCAAGAAAGCCGTAAATATCCCCGTGATAGCGAGCGTCAACTGCGTAAGCGCCGGGGGATGGCTGGATTTCGCGCGGAAGCTCGAGGAAGCGGGCGCCGACGGTATCGAGCTGAATGTTTATATATTCGACATCGACCACCGCGACGACTCCAAGGAGATCGAGGAACGTTATCTCCATATCCTGAAGGCGGTTAAGTCGCAGGTAAAAATTCCGGTCGCGCTGAAAATCAGCAACCAGTTCACCAATCTCGCGTCGATAGTCCGCCATCTCGAATTCGACGGGGTGGACGCGGTCGTCATGTTCAACCGTTTCCTGCATAACGATATCAACCTCGATAAGATGAAGGTGACTCCCGGGCACGGCATCAGTTCTCCCGACGAGTTCATGGTGCCCCTGCGGTGGATAGGCCTGCTGTCGCACGAGACCCGCTGCGACCTTTGCGGCTCCACCGGCGTGCATACCGGCGAACAGGCCGTCAAGCTGATTCTTGCCGGGGCGAAGGCGGTGCAGGTCACCTCAGCGCTCTATCTCCATAAAATCGATTATATCAAAGAGCTGAATTCCCAGATCAGCGGATGGCTGGACAAGAACGGGCATAAGAGCGTTAACGATATCCGCGGGAAGCTCTGCGGGAAAGACCCGTCTATCGCGAAGATGTTCTCCCGCTTCCAGTATATGAAGTACCTGCTGGAACGCTAG
- a CDS encoding class I SAM-dependent rRNA methyltransferase encodes MIKTLQLKPGRERSARQRHPWLFASAVNLPKERIEPGETVRVTDSRGGFIAWGVCNPRSKIMLRLLEWNEGRPVDTGWWRGMIERSAARRGELSRSGDTDAYRLVFAEADRLPGLIADYYAGYMVTQFLTAGALRIKKELVDILVEVFHPKGIYSRADNELLALEGVSDQSGNVYGETPPADLVVRENGLKYYIDLRTGQKTGFYADQRNNRRITAGYARGKRVLDCFCYSGGFTMACLAGGAESVTAADSSREALELLERNIALNGFDPGKVRTVEADIFQILRDYRDREEKFDLVILDPPKFAPTKASLARAMRAYKDLNLHGIKALAENGVLATFSCSGGVSAHDLKMALAWAATDTGCEMQIIEYMTQAEDHPLRLAYPESEYLKGIIARKIG; translated from the coding sequence TTGATAAAAACATTGCAACTGAAGCCGGGGCGCGAACGCTCGGCGCGCCAGCGTCATCCGTGGCTTTTCGCGAGCGCGGTCAACCTGCCGAAGGAGCGGATCGAGCCCGGCGAGACAGTCCGTGTGACCGATTCGCGCGGCGGGTTTATCGCATGGGGCGTCTGCAACCCGCGCTCGAAGATTATGCTCCGCCTGCTCGAATGGAACGAAGGGCGTCCGGTCGATACGGGATGGTGGCGCGGGATGATCGAACGTTCCGCCGCGCGCCGGGGAGAATTGTCACGCTCGGGGGATACCGATGCGTACCGCCTCGTCTTCGCGGAGGCCGACCGGCTTCCCGGGCTGATCGCCGATTATTACGCGGGATATATGGTGACCCAGTTCCTGACCGCCGGGGCGCTTCGAATAAAAAAAGAACTGGTCGATATTCTGGTTGAAGTATTCCACCCCAAAGGTATCTACTCCCGCGCGGATAACGAGCTTCTCGCGCTCGAGGGTGTAAGCGACCAATCGGGCAATGTTTACGGCGAAACTCCGCCTGCCGATCTGGTTGTCCGCGAGAACGGGCTGAAATATTACATCGACCTGCGCACCGGGCAGAAGACCGGATTTTACGCCGATCAGCGGAACAACCGCCGGATTACCGCCGGGTACGCGCGCGGGAAGCGCGTGCTGGACTGCTTCTGCTATTCTGGCGGATTTACGATGGCGTGTCTCGCGGGCGGCGCGGAAAGTGTGACCGCCGCCGATTCGTCGCGGGAGGCGTTGGAACTGCTCGAACGGAATATCGCGCTGAACGGGTTCGATCCCGGTAAGGTGCGGACGGTCGAGGCGGATATCTTTCAGATTCTGCGGGATTACCGCGACCGGGAGGAAAAGTTCGACTTAGTGATACTCGACCCGCCGAAGTTCGCGCCGACCAAGGCGTCTCTCGCGAGGGCGATGCGCGCGTATAAGGACTTGAACCTGCACGGTATCAAGGCGCTCGCGGAGAACGGCGTACTCGCGACATTCTCATGCTCGGGGGGAGTGAGCGCGCACGACCTGAAAATGGCGCTCGCATGGGCGGCGACCGACACGGGATGCGAGATGCAGATTATCGAATATATGACGCAGGCGGAGGATCACCCGTTACGACTGGCGTACCCCGAATCGGAGTACCTCAAGGGAATTATCGCCCGCAAGATCGGCTAG
- a CDS encoding response regulator, whose amino-acid sequence MEERKARVLIVDDTPINIKVLSDALKDDYKISVAQSGRKALELVHNPDQPDIILLDVMMPEMDGYEVCRRLKADPATVKIPVIFVTAMSEEHDEELGFDVGAVDYITKPFSIPLARQRIGLHIELKRYRDSLEELVNEQTLIIKKERDTAVLLRDKAEKQLEGFLMVLATAIESKDPYTGRHVERVALFARDLGARFGIADKELNELYLGAIVHDVGKIGIRESVLNKQGKLEPEEFEHIKMHPVYGRNILSKLNDIEVAYLIAYHHQERYDGKGYPDGLAGTQIPLVARIVTVADYWDAITSDRPYRPAMPIEKALQIMRDERGKAFDPELLDLFLEDEDKIYLRYLDRR is encoded by the coding sequence ATGGAAGAGAGAAAAGCCCGCGTCCTGATAGTGGACGATACCCCGATCAATATAAAAGTCCTTTCCGACGCGTTGAAAGACGACTATAAAATATCGGTCGCGCAGAGCGGGAGGAAAGCGCTCGAATTGGTGCATAATCCCGACCAGCCCGACATTATCCTGCTGGATGTGATGATGCCGGAGATGGACGGGTACGAGGTGTGCCGCCGGCTGAAAGCAGACCCGGCGACTGTGAAGATACCCGTGATATTCGTGACCGCTATGAGCGAGGAGCATGACGAGGAACTGGGTTTCGACGTCGGCGCGGTGGACTATATCACTAAACCGTTCAGCATCCCGCTCGCCCGCCAGAGAATCGGATTGCATATCGAGCTGAAACGTTACCGCGATTCCCTCGAGGAACTGGTAAACGAGCAGACGCTGATTATAAAGAAGGAACGCGATACCGCGGTACTTTTACGGGATAAGGCCGAGAAGCAGTTGGAAGGCTTCCTGATGGTGCTGGCTACCGCGATTGAATCGAAAGACCCATACACCGGGAGACATGTGGAACGGGTCGCCCTGTTCGCGCGGGACTTGGGCGCGAGGTTCGGGATCGCCGATAAGGAATTAAACGAACTTTACCTGGGCGCGATTGTTCACGATGTCGGTAAAATCGGCATCCGGGAGTCCGTGCTCAATAAGCAGGGAAAGCTCGAACCGGAGGAATTCGAACATATCAAGATGCACCCGGTATACGGGCGGAATATTCTCTCCAAACTCAATGATATCGAGGTCGCGTATCTGATCGCCTACCATCACCAGGAAAGATATGACGGTAAGGGATACCCCGACGGGCTTGCCGGTACGCAGATACCGCTGGTCGCGCGTATCGTTACTGTCGCCGATTACTGGGACGCTATCACATCGGACAGGCCGTACCGTCCGGCGATGCCGATCGAGAAGGCATTGCAGATCATGCGGGATGAGCGCGGGAAGGCGTTTGACCCGGAATTGCTCGACCTTTTCCTCGAAGACGAAGATAAAATCTACCTGCGCTATCTCGACAGGCGGTAA
- a CDS encoding response regulator, producing MEDKQSILIVEDSQVNLHILSSALKAEYLLKVARDGGEAIALLAEPGLPDLILLDIVMPDMDGYEVCRRIKSDPRTADIPVIFITSMTKEEDEAQGFDLGAVDYIMKPFSIPVLRKRIRTHLDLNTYRRSLEERNRELASLNLRLRDSNEDLESFAYAVSHDLREPLRVVINYLTLLDKSFALDTDGGAKSYVKYSTEAVQRMDRMITDLLQYSRIQRQGGEFEILDMKDVLRLATMNLGARIEQTAAVVNIGDLPAIRGDKLQIIRVFQNLIGNALKFTAPGITPMITVEGKALEGEVVFSVADNGIGIAENDIPRLFIPFQRLKDAGEYEGTGIGLALCRKILERHGGKIWIESKEGKGSVFRFSIPA from the coding sequence ATGGAGGATAAGCAGAGTATCCTGATTGTCGAGGATTCTCAGGTCAATCTCCATATATTAAGCAGCGCTCTGAAAGCGGAGTATTTATTAAAGGTTGCGCGGGACGGCGGCGAGGCTATCGCATTACTCGCGGAGCCCGGCCTTCCCGACCTGATTCTGCTCGATATTGTGATGCCTGATATGGATGGGTACGAGGTATGCCGGCGGATTAAATCCGATCCGCGTACCGCGGATATCCCGGTGATATTCATCACGTCGATGACGAAGGAAGAAGATGAAGCGCAGGGTTTTGACCTCGGCGCGGTCGATTATATAATGAAACCGTTCAGCATACCGGTGCTGCGCAAGCGGATACGGACGCATCTCGATCTGAACACGTACCGGAGGTCGTTGGAGGAACGGAACCGCGAGCTCGCGAGCCTGAACCTGAGACTGCGCGACTCCAACGAGGATTTGGAAAGTTTCGCCTATGCGGTTTCGCACGACCTGCGCGAACCGCTCCGTGTCGTGATTAACTACCTGACCCTGCTGGATAAAAGTTTCGCGTTGGATACGGACGGCGGCGCGAAGAGCTATGTTAAATACAGTACGGAAGCCGTTCAGCGGATGGACCGGATGATTACCGACCTTCTCCAGTACTCGCGCATCCAGCGGCAAGGCGGCGAGTTCGAGATCCTCGATATGAAGGACGTGCTCCGTCTGGCGACTATGAACCTCGGCGCGAGAATTGAGCAGACCGCCGCCGTTGTGAACATCGGGGATTTGCCCGCGATTCGGGGCGACAAGCTTCAGATCATTCGCGTGTTCCAGAACCTGATCGGTAACGCGCTCAAATTTACCGCCCCGGGCATCACGCCCATGATTACGGTTGAGGGCAAAGCGCTCGAGGGGGAAGTAGTATTTTCGGTCGCCGATAACGGTATCGGGATAGCGGAAAACGATATTCCGAGATTGTTCATTCCATTCCAACGGCTGAAGGACGCGGGGGAGTACGAGGGCACGGGTATCGGGTTGGCGCTCTGCCGGAAAATCCTCGAACGGCACGGCGGTAAGATTTGGATTGAGTCGAAGGAAGGGAAGGGTTCGGTGTTTCGGTTCAGTATTCCCGCGTAA
- a CDS encoding response regulator — protein sequence MSDRKTVLIIDDTPLNIKILSDALKDEYRILVAPNGERGLELARGENTPDVILLDIMMPGMDGFEVCRRLKADGATSGIPVMFITAMEKGADEKKGRELGAADFILKPFSIPDLKKRISKIIH from the coding sequence ATGAGCGATAGAAAAACAGTGCTGATTATCGACGATACGCCTCTTAATATAAAAATACTATCCGACGCGTTGAAGGATGAGTACCGGATATTGGTCGCGCCGAACGGCGAACGCGGGCTGGAGCTCGCGCGCGGGGAGAATACCCCCGATGTTATCCTACTGGATATTATGATGCCCGGGATGGACGGTTTCGAGGTATGCAGACGGCTGAAAGCCGACGGCGCAACGTCCGGGATACCCGTGATGTTTATTACCGCGATGGAGAAGGGCGCCGACGAGAAAAAAGGCCGCGAACTGGGCGCCGCCGACTTCATTCTGAAACCGTTCAGTATCCCCGATCTTAAAAAAAGGATCAGTAAAATAATTCATTAA